Proteins found in one Rhodothermales bacterium genomic segment:
- a CDS encoding aminotransferase class V-fold PLP-dependent enzyme: protein MTLDDLRRHFPHTETWAYLDHASTGPLSQPVMDAVGAFLDQRHRTKPNNYFDVEPTVARARERLGRLLGAPTERVEFAPNTSAAINVLAQGLDWRPGDRIAVPACEFPANVYPYLGLEHHGVVLDRIPHERGTFTVEDVERTLTPRTRLVSVSWVQFLSGFRADIEAIGRLCRSRGILFCVDAIQGVGALRLDVADLPVDFLACGGQKWVMGMQGTAFFYITEALQDRLRPVRGWLNGPLDWDDFLAYPTDFHDDARRFRIGTLNHAGVVALDAAVGLHLDAGRDWCEANVLARRNELAAGLDRLDLRRYGSTDDAHASGIVAVEHPDPESVFEAMQARGIAMSVRDRKLRFSPTYYNTPEEIEQALNTVATFGKKRVAVG from the coding sequence ATGACCCTCGACGACCTCCGCCGCCACTTCCCGCACACCGAGACGTGGGCCTACCTCGACCACGCCTCGACCGGCCCGCTGAGTCAGCCGGTGATGGACGCCGTCGGCGCGTTCCTCGACCAGCGGCACCGGACGAAGCCGAACAACTACTTCGACGTCGAGCCGACCGTCGCCCGCGCGCGGGAGCGGCTCGGGCGACTGCTCGGCGCACCGACCGAGCGCGTCGAGTTCGCGCCGAACACGTCGGCGGCGATCAACGTGCTCGCGCAGGGGCTCGACTGGCGGCCGGGCGACCGCATCGCCGTGCCTGCCTGCGAGTTTCCGGCGAACGTCTATCCCTACCTCGGGCTCGAACACCACGGCGTCGTGCTCGACCGGATTCCGCACGAGCGGGGGACGTTCACCGTCGAAGACGTGGAGCGGACGCTGACGCCGCGGACGCGGCTCGTCTCCGTCAGTTGGGTGCAGTTCCTCTCCGGCTTTCGCGCTGACATCGAGGCGATTGGCCGGCTGTGCCGCTCGCGCGGAATCCTCTTCTGCGTCGACGCGATCCAGGGCGTCGGCGCGCTCCGGCTCGACGTGGCCGACCTGCCTGTCGACTTCCTCGCGTGTGGCGGGCAGAAGTGGGTGATGGGGATGCAGGGCACGGCGTTTTTCTACATCACCGAAGCGCTGCAAGACCGGCTCCGCCCCGTGCGCGGCTGGCTCAACGGGCCGCTCGACTGGGACGACTTCCTCGCGTACCCGACCGACTTTCACGACGACGCGCGGCGCTTCCGCATCGGCACGCTGAACCACGCGGGCGTCGTCGCGCTCGACGCCGCCGTCGGGCTCCATCTCGACGCGGGGCGCGACTGGTGCGAGGCGAATGTGCTCGCCCGCCGCAACGAACTTGCCGCCGGGCTCGACCGCCTCGACCTCCGCCGCTACGGCTCCACCGACGACGCGCACGCCTCCGGCATCGTCGCCGTAGAGCACCCCGACCCCGAGAGCGTCTTCGAGGCGATGCAGGCGCGCGGCATCGCCATGTCCGTCCGCGACCGCAAGCTCCGCTTCTCGCCGACGTACTACAACACGCCGGAAGAAATCGAGCAGGCGCTCAACACCGTCGCCACGTTCGGGAAGAAGCGCGTCGCGGTAGGGTAG
- a CDS encoding PA domain-containing protein, whose translation MVQRIATTAVLLAVFLPALALAQEPDSVHVEVAGIEHPAYGAAFGPQFPAEMTIGPLPLIQVEGSNAGPWPGARPEHGCNPFVNGDEVAGNIAFISRGTCPFVQKVMNAQAVGATAVVVHNDSRGDGGQPPFVMPGECSTCMIPAAFITHESSIDIRNEMQSGPVDATILPIRITPPPVAAETGPSAGTFVLQPVYPNPLSSEATVMVSIPTAQEVYLTVYDVLGREVAVLAEGLRSAGDHVMAFDASEWAAGVYLVRLRAGNVQRTRSLTVVRR comes from the coding sequence ATGGTGCAACGAATCGCTACGACGGCTGTCCTGCTCGCCGTCTTCCTCCCAGCGCTCGCCCTCGCGCAGGAGCCCGACAGCGTCCACGTCGAGGTGGCTGGCATCGAACACCCCGCCTATGGGGCGGCGTTCGGCCCCCAATTCCCAGCGGAGATGACCATAGGCCCGCTTCCTCTCATCCAAGTTGAGGGAAGCAATGCGGGTCCGTGGCCTGGAGCCAGACCCGAACACGGATGCAACCCCTTCGTTAACGGCGATGAAGTCGCCGGGAACATCGCGTTCATTTCGCGGGGCACATGTCCGTTCGTCCAGAAGGTGATGAACGCGCAAGCAGTTGGGGCTACAGCTGTCGTTGTCCACAACGACTCCAGGGGCGACGGGGGACAGCCTCCGTTTGTCATGCCTGGAGAATGTTCTACGTGCATGATCCCTGCTGCTTTTATTACGCATGAGAGTTCGATCGATATCCGCAATGAAATGCAATCCGGCCCCGTCGACGCTACGATCCTCCCCATCCGAATCACGCCGCCGCCCGTCGCGGCCGAGACGGGGCCTTCGGCAGGAACATTCGTCCTACAGCCTGTTTACCCCAATCCGCTCTCGTCGGAGGCAACCGTGATGGTCTCGATCCCGACAGCACAAGAGGTCTACCTCACCGTCTACGATGTGCTGGGACGGGAGGTGGCGGTGCTCGCCGAAGGGCTGCGCTCGGCAGGCGATCACGTCATGGCGTTCGACGCGAGTGAGTGGGCGGCGGGAGTCTACCTCGTGCGGCTCCGAGCGGGAAACGTGCAGCGCACGCGATCGCTTACCGTCGTGCGTAGATAG